From the Cucurbita pepo subsp. pepo cultivar mu-cu-16 chromosome LG05, ASM280686v2, whole genome shotgun sequence genome, one window contains:
- the LOC111795274 gene encoding amino acid transporter AVT3B-like: MGFDREASSSTNRLRSPVAREDTPLIGGSKPLSSVSKTFANVFIAIVGAGVLGLPYAFKRTGWIMGLLMLFSVAFLTYYCMMLLVYTRRKIESVIGFSKINSFGDLGYTICGEPGRILVDLLIILSQTGFCVGYLIFIGNTMADVFNSPTAIDLSPKILGLAPKVVYVWSCFPFQLGLNSIQTLTHLAPLSIFADIVDLGAMVVVMVKDVLICFKQSPSVEAFGGFSVFFYGMGVAVYAFEGIGMVLPLESETKDKEKFGRVLGLSMAFISSLYGAFGVLGYFAFGEETKDMITSNLGPGLISTIVKLGLCINLFFTLPLMMNPVYEIVERRFWGGNYCLWLRWLLVFLVSLVALLVPNFADFLSLVGSAVCCALAFVLPALFHFLVFKQELDMKGWCLDIAIVVLGLVLGVSGTWSALLEIFSVKV; this comes from the coding sequence ATGGGGTTTGATCGAGAAGCCAGTTCTTCAACCAATCGCCTCCGATCTCCGGTGGCCAGAGAAGATACGCCCCTAATCGGCGGCTCCAAGCCTCTGTCTTCCGTTTCCAAAACATTCGCCAATGTTTTTATCGCGATTGTTGGTGCTGGCGTTCTTGGGCTTCCTTACGCATTCAAACGCACTGGATGGATCATGGGCCTTCTCATGCTGTTTTCCGTCGCGTTTTTGACCTATTACTGCATGATGCTCCTCGTCTACACTCGTCGGAAGATCGAATCGGTAATCGGATTCTCTAAAATTAACTCGTTTGGGGATTTGGGTTATACAATTTGCGGTGAGCCAGGGAGGATTCTTGTTGATCTCCTGATTATCTTATCTCAAACTGGATTCTGTGTTggttatttgatttttattggTAATACCATGGCTGATGTATTTAACTCCCCGACGGCTATAGATTTGAGCCCTAAGATTTTAGGATTAGCTCCCAAAGTTGTATACGTTTGGAGCTGTTTCCCTTTCCAATTGGGTTTGAACTCGATTCAGACATTAACCCATTTAGCTCCATTGAGTATTTTTGCTGATATTGTTGATCTTGGAGCTATGGTGGTTGTTATGGTGAAAGACGTATTGATTTGTTTCAAACAGAGCCCATCCGTGGAGGCATTTGGGGGGTTTTCCGTGTTCTTTTATGGCATGGGTGTGGCTGTTTATGCATTTGAAGGGATTGGAATGGTGTTGCCATTAGAATCTGAAACAAAGGACAAGGAGAAATTTGGGAGAGTTTTGGGTTTATCCATGGCGttcatttcttcattataTGGAGCATTTGGTGTTCTTGGATACTTTGCTTTTGGGGAAGAAACTAAAGACATGATCACTAGTAACCTAGGCCCTGGATTGATTAGCACCATTGTTAAACTGGGTCTTTGTATAAACCTGTTCTTCACTCTACCATTGATGATGAATCCGGTTTACGAGATCGTTGAAAGGCGATTCTGGGGAGGAAATTACTGCCTCTGGCTGCGATGGCTGCTGGTGTTTCTTGTCAGTTTGGTGGCACTTTTGGTTCCTAATTTTGCTGATTTCTTGTCTTTGGTCGGGAGTGCTGTGTGCTGTGCTTTGGCGTTTGTGTTGCCTGCTTTGTTCCATTTCCTTGTTTTCAAGCAGGAATTGGACATGAAGGGATGGTGTTTGGACATTGCCATTGTTGTGTTGGGGCTTGTTCTTGGTGTTTCTGGGACCTGGTCGGCTCTGCTGGAGATTTTCTCTGTTAAGGTATGA
- the LOC111795275 gene encoding protein EXORDIUM-like 5 produces MALLFFFLLAVSATPLSSMAAAFPSFQTLNTNSHFFNPKLPPNSLSSSKKFEGSSDLVNLRYHMGPVLSSSPINIYLIWYGKWSVSQKLLIKDFISSISASDRRRRAAPSPSVAEWWSTVSLYTDQTGANVSRSVVIAGEHSDLHHSQGTDLTRLSIQNVIATAVQSARFPVDHRNGMFLVLTSQDVTMQDFCRAVCGFHYFTFPSMVGYTLPYAWVGHSGKQCPEQCAYPFAVPAYMAGGGPGALSPPNRDVALDGMISVIGHELAEVASNPLVNAWYAGEDPTAPTEIGDLCEGLYGTGGGGGYIGQVMRDEGGGTFNVHGRNGRKFLLQWLWSPVLKACAGPNALD; encoded by the coding sequence ATGGcgcttctcttcttcttcctcctcgcCGTCTCTGCAACTCCTCTCTCTTCCATGGCCGCCGCTTTCCCTTCCTTCCAAACTCTCAACACTAATTCCCACTTCTTCAACCCTAAACTCCCCCCTAACTCCCTCTCCTCCTCCAAGAAATTCGAGGGCTCCTCCGATTTAGTCAATCTTCGATACCACATGGGCCCTGTTCTTTCCTCGTCTCCGATCAATATTTACTTAATCTGGTATGGAAAGTGGTCTGTCTCTCAGAAATTGCTCATTAAGGACTTTATTTCGTCGATTTCCGCCTCCGATCGCCGCCGTCGTGCTGCCCCTTCACCCTCTGTCGCTGAGTGGTGGAGTACGGTCTCGCTTTACACCGATCAAACTGGTGCTAATGTCTCCCGCTCCGTCGTCATTGCCGGCGAACACTCCGACCTCCACCACTCTCAAGGCACTGATCTCACTCGCCTCTCGATCCAGAACGTAATCGCTACGGCGGTTCAATCGGCGCGGTTTCCGGTGGACCACCGGAACGGGATGTTTCTGGTGCTCACTTCTCAAGACGTTACAATGCAGGACTTTTGTCGAGCAGTTTGCGGGTTCCATTATTTCACTTTTCCGTCCATGGTCGGCTACACGCTCCCTTACGCTTGGGTTGGCCACTCCGGCAAACAGTGCCCGGAGCAATGCGCTTATCCCTTCGCCGTGCCGGCATACATGGCCGGCGGTGGTCCAGGCGCTCTCTCGCCGCCAAACAGAGACGTTGCGTTAGACGGAATGATTAGTGTTATCGGCCATGAATTGGCGGAAGTCGCTTCGAATCCTTTGGTGAATGCTTGGTACGCAGGCGAGGATCCAACAGCGCCGACGGAGATCGGTGACCTCTGCGAGGGACTGTACGGCACCGGCGGAGGCGGCGGGTATATAGGGCAGGTAATGAGAGATGAAGGCGGGGGAACGTTCAACGTACATGGGAGAAATGGAAGGAAGTTCTTGTTGCAGTGGCTATGGAGTCCGGTTCTTAAGGCCTGCGCCGGTCCTAATGCTTTGGATTGA
- the LOC111794640 gene encoding transport and Golgi organization protein 2 homolog encodes MCIAAFLWQAHPVYPFFLLLNRDEYHSRPTKPLEWWECNEILGGRDGLAGGTWLACSRNGRVAFLTNFREVELLPQAKSRGELPVRFLKSKTTPLDFAKEVEKEAHQYNGFNLIIADIPSKTMFYITNRPINNSDSLVTEVPPGIHVLTNAQLDSPWPKALRLDQSLREFVNKNGDRELPVKEMVEKLMTNTIKDDVSLLPGIYSPRREYQYSSIFVDTDSELGRYGTGSISALYVKNSGESSFFEKHLENDAWIDSSFTFHIENL; translated from the exons ATGTGCATAGCAGCGTTTCTGTGGCAAGCTCATCCGGTATATCCATTCTTCCTTCTGCTCAATCGTGACGAATATCACAGTAG GCCCACGAAGCCGCTGGAATGGTGGGAATGTAACGAAATTTTGGGCGGGAGAGATGGTTTGGCCGGCGGGACGTGGCTGGCTTGCTCAAGAAATGGAAGAGTTGCATTTCTCACAAATTTCAGGGAAGTTGAGTTACTTCCTCAGGCTAAAAGCAGAGGAGAGCTCCCCGTTCGTTTCTTGAAG AGCAAGACAACTCCCCTCGACTTCGCCAAAGAAGTCGAAAAGGAAGCGCACCAGTACAACGGTTTCAACTTGATAATCGCCGACATTCCCTCGAAAACCATGTTTTATATCACCAACAGACCAATTAACAACAGCGACAGCCTTGTCACTGAGGTCCCCCCCGGCATTCATGTCCTCACAAATGCACAACTCGACTCTCCATGGCCCAAG GCACTGCGACTGGACCAGAGTTTGAGAGAGTTCGTGAACAAAAATGGCGACAGGGAACTTCCAGTAAAAGAGATGGTTGAAAAGCTAATGACCAACACAATTAAAGACGATGTGAGCTTGCTACCCGGCATCTATTCTCCTCGAAGGGAATATCAATACAGTTCCATATTCGTCGATACAGATTCCGAACTG GGACGTTATGGAACTGGAAGCATATCTGCTTTGTATGTGAAGAACAGCGGGGAATCTTCATTCTTTGAGAAGCATTTGGAGAACGATGCATGGATTGACAGCAGTTTTACCTTCCACATTGAGAACTTATGA